AAAAAATGGATATCATGACACATAGGAGCTTATGTTAATTAGGAGTGAATTTCTCTCATGTCTCGTTACTCTTTTCCAATAATCTTAACCTTGAGTGGGAGCTGGAGATTGGTACATTGGGTTAGGAATTGTTTCTCCCTTGCTTCCTTTCTCCCAATGCTATGCTAGACTTACATGGCTCCATTAGGAATACTGCTGCTTCTTTCTTTCGAGGATTTTTTTGATATAGGGCTCTCTCTTCAAGAATTAAGTTGCCTCATGGTGTCATGGGTGTGATTTCTGATAATTTAATATGTTCCAATTACATTCTATGAACAAGTGAATGTTTTATTGTGGCCAAGTCGGCTAATTGAGTGTTGGACTGATTCATTCTGAGAACTCAGTTCAACAAGAGCAATATTACCACTATCCCTTAGTCAAAGCTCCATGCAATTTGAATGGGAGGTGCATGCATCAAACATAATTTGGTGCAGCTATATAATGATGCCTGATGAAGGGCTTAGACATACAAGGAACAACTGTAGTGTGGGTACACATGATGTATTTGTCTTTGCAAACTTTAAAATTCATGATATATTGGTGATGCAGGTACAGAAGTATCATTGAAAGGGTCCTTAGAGCAAGGCTCATATATGAGAGTCCTAACATGAATCGTGCTGTTAGCTTTGAGTACATGAATCGACAGTTGGTGTTGAATGAATTCTCGGTTAGTTTTTCCCTGTTACAAGTATTTGCTTTCTGATATGTTGCTCAGTGAAAAACTTTTTGTACCTTTTATTCTGAAGGAATATTTTGTTTCCATATTAGTAATCGGGAACTCTGTGTAGTCTAGGCAACagaatgtaatttttttttttgtcaaatttttGCACTTTTAACTTGCTTTTCTTTATAAGAAATCATAAGCTTTGAGCCGACGCAGGACTTTTGTTATTCTTCTGgcacaaaatttcaatttttcctAATCCATTTCATATCTAGGTGGTTACATCTTTTGCCAGAAGATAAGCAGTCATTAcaaaacaaaattttcttatatctGTAAGTTTATCAAAGGTATTCGCGGAATGATTTCCTTGTTTAGTATTGGGAGATCACATATGCCCATAGTAGTACTCTGGGTGCTTTGTGTAGTCTAGGCAacagaatgatttttttttgtcaattttttGCACCTTTAACTCATTTTTCTTTATAAGAAATCATAGGCTTGAGCCAATGCAGGACTTTTCTTAGTCTTCTGGCACAAAATTTCAATATTTCCTAATCCTTTCCGTATCTAAGTTGTTACATCTTTTGCCAGAATATAAGCAGTCATTACAAGACAAAAATTTTCCCATATCTCCTTCTGTAAGTTTGTCAAAGGTGTTCGAGTTGTTTAATTGCTTCTGTGGAAGTGCCCTCCTTTGCCCATTTCACCTCAAGTAATCAAGGGGTCTGCCTGGATTTCCTCAAAATTGGATCCCTTTCCGTGGAAACCAACAAAATCACCCCAGCTAAACAATTCCTTGAATGTTTATATTCAGTGATGTTCTCTAGAATTGGTGCTTAAGTGAGAATTCTGGAAACAGTTATTCTGTTATGGATAagtagggttttttttttaaaaaaaattgtcttTATCTTGTTGGTTAATTTGGTAGTCATTCAACCTTTTTGTACAACAAGAAGGAAAATATTTCATGTTGGCTATGTTCCTTGAAAGGAATATTCAATCACTGTCAAGCTTGCTGGTAAAGCTTTACTGTTTTACCTGTCTTGTCGACATTTTTTGCATGGGAAAATGAAATGCATTTGTATGTATCTGAATTTGCTAATACTATGCAGGAGATGTTGCTCTTGCTTCTCCCTCTATTAAATTCTTCGTCTGCTAGAAGACTTCTTCCATTCTCCAAAGATAAGTCATCAAGTTCATCAAGTAATGAAACCGTCTGCCCCATCTGCGAATCAGATCCTGCAATTCCTTTTATTGCACTTCCTTGTCAACACAGGTAGTGGTGTCCATCGGAAGTAGTTACAAGTATTTTTCCTAACatatttctttttgtttgtttttgattttgatCCAATGTCTTGTGCTTTTAAAGGGCATTAGCACGTTAACCACACATACCATTTGTTTGTAACTAACACCATGGAGTGGTTACAATTAACTTTCATCATCATGGAATGATCACAAAGTAGGGGTGGGCATCTAGAAACTGAACCTGATAAACCATGAACCTGATTAGCAAACTGAACCAAAGCAATCGAAACTGAAAATTTTGGCTTATCAGTTTATCAGTTTGGTTTTGATTTGGATACTTGGTAAAATTATCAGTTTCAGTTTGAACATGTACAAATTATTTAAACTGCCTTTAACCGTTGAGGTTTTATAAGatgtatgtatgtatatatattattatctTATTGATCTCAGCTTATATGTCTCAATTTTCTCTTTATTATTCTATAAATGAGCTAAAACTAAAATTGATTTcagttaataaaataatatttactgTTTTTCTCCTAGCTTGTGTAAATTAGCACTGAAGTTCTCTATTTTCTCTTTCAGATTTTGCTATTACTGCCTCCGCACCCGCTGTTCTGCCGTCAATTCATACCGTTGTGCCCGTTGCAATGAACCTGTCGCTGCTATTCAACGATACGGGGCTAGTGAGATCAGAACATCCACACAAGGCGAAAGCAAAGAAATCTACAAATAAGATTCCTGATGTCCGCAACACAGATCTTGTAAATTACCTGCAGGGGCGAAATATTTATTCTTTGGAAGAATCTCACAACTTAGAGTTAGGAGTTGAATGAAATTACCAATTGTTTACACCGTAGCAATGTAGTCTGTTTTAACTACAAAATCATTACATTCAACTGTGAACGGAATATGAAGCTTCAAGGTGTCTGTGTGactccatatttttttttaaagaaaaatattcaaGATCATGTTTTGCAGAATATAAGCAAAATATGAATTTTATCTAAGATTTTGTCATGGTCAAATTCAATTCTTAAATTGAAGAATGTCGAAGGAGTCTTTCTTTTACACCACCTTGTGCATCCTAATTTCTAGGGGGATTTGAATGCACTGAACAATCTGCTTGAATTCTTTATTAATTATGAGACAACAGGAATCTTCAAGACAACGCAGAGAAACTGGAACCACATGAACGCTACAGGTCTGAGGATGTaccattattttatatatttctcCTTTTCAATCTGTCATCATATCTCTAATTTTCAAACTtgcaaactattttttttattgcagAAACAAACACAGGCTTCAGTTCACATTTGAATGATGCTTCTTCATGAAATCAAATGATGCCCcatccaaaagaaaagaaaaggtgaTGAAGCTCCATCTCCTCCCTGTACTCACCCATTTGGAGCTCTTCCTATCGTGTCCCAGAATGTTTGGACCCCTTTGCCTTCACTGTATGCAAGCTCTTGGAACCTACATCCTCTGAAAGATGCATGCATCCCCATCCCAATTCCCCTCATGGGAGTCAGAAAAATGTTAGCCCCACATGATGCCAAATTCCACATCTCACTGCTCATCTAGTGATGCAAATATCAATAAAGTAATCTTTGTCAACCTCCCTTCTTTCCCTTTGCTCTTGTCTCTTCTTACCCCTCTGACAGGTGCCAAGGGGAGTGAGCCACCAAGGACAAGAGAGGTGACAAATCTCACCACCTCCTCTGTCTGCCTGCCCTCTTCCCTCCATGCATGGATTTCAAAAGCCGGGCACGAGCCCATTGCTGATTTGCTATGCTTCTTGGGGGACTGTGATCCCAAGTGGGTGGCATACCAACTACTTTGTTTACTCATACCTTGTTAATGTCCATAATCCTGTTTAAGCTTGAGAGTCAATGAGGTTGTCACTTCCTTGATGTACTTCCACTCTTATGGAGATCGATGCCCCCTAATTGTTATCAAGTCCGAGCCTTGTCCTCTTCTTCTGGAAAAACTCACTGTTGTGGGAGCGCAGCACATGCATGCTTGCTTGATTTATCCATTATGCTTTCGAGTCGATGATGATCAACATCATCAACTCGAAAACAGGAATGTGCAGCTTGACGATGGAGAGTTGGCTGTCTTCTTAGGCAACAGAGACAAAGGAAAGAATGGGAATTTGGGGCAGACGAAATAAATGCACTCTCCCTCATTAATGCACTGGGCACCAGCATGTGAACAAACTGGCGAGTCGGTGGGCATCTTCAGCCATGAAAATGGCCATGCACGTCCAAACGGAGGAATGtttcaataagaaaaaaaaaaaattggaatttaGCGGGCTTTTAACTCCTTCAGCTACAAGAAAAAGCAAGTCTGGACAGAGATGCCATGCTAAAAAGACCCCTTTGAAGAAATGGCAAGAAAAGATGAATCATTCTCTGGCAGTGTGTGCCAaaagcttctatgtcaaatggcAGAATTcaaattaagtatttttttctctttctctctccctctcttaatTATGATACAATGACAATGAGCCATTTATATCACTATTTAATTAATGTTTTTGTTTGAAATTGAATTCGCAGAGCAGAGCCGATCCAAAAGCTTATAAAAGGCCACCATGGCGTCTCTTCTCTTTTGCATTAGTGTTCTTTACAATGGAGAGCAGCAGCAAGCTGAAGCAGCGCCTCTCTCGCTTGTTCCGCGCCGCCTGCAAGCCGTCCACCTCATCCGTCCACCACACCGCCGTTGACCCGGCTTTTGTGGCCACCGTGGACTGCGGCGGCTGCCGTCCGGCAGCGGCGCAGGTATGCGAGAGGCAAAGCCGGGGGAAGAAGGAGAGGCGCGTCAGGGAGACGGGCGGGTACTACGAGACCGGCCAGGGGGAGGGCAGTACGTGCCCTCCGGCCTCACCGGCCTCCCCTTCCATGTCCTCCTTCCCCGCCTACTACTACTATTGCATCCACGGCGACGACACCAAACGGCCGGAGCTATGCCCTTCGAGGTCAAAAGCAACGAAGAAGAGAAGCACGGTGCGGCTTCGGTCCAACGCGTACGGATTCACCAGCTCTTCGTCGACGGAAACCGACGACGACGACGGCCGTCAGGGTGACGGATTCTTCAGTAGCGAAGAGAGGgaagagtcgaccacgacgacgTTCTTCTCCTCCAGGAGCCTCTCCTCCGACTCCTCCGAGTTCTACGCGTCCGCCAAGAAGAGCAAGAAGCCCGCGGCGCAGCAGCGGAGTCGCCGGCGAGGGAGTAACCGCCGCGAAGCTTCTTATTGGCCGCCGGGCGGGTGCAAGGGCGGATGCAAGGAAGGTTTCCGGCCGCTGGTCGCCTCCATCGACgacggcaagaagaagaagaagaaaaaaaaaatggaaaaggacGAGAAGGGAGACGGATTCGCAGTGACGAAGCGGTCGAAGGACCCATACAGCGACTTCCGGACGTCGATGGTGGAGATGATGATGGAGCGGCAGATGTTCGGAGCGCAGGAGCTGGAGCGCTTGCTGCACTCCTACTTGGCCCTGAATTCTTCGCACCTGCATCCGCTGATCCTGCAAGCCTTCTCCGACATATGGCTACTTCTCTTTGCTCAATGATCAGCTCAGCTCAGCTGTGTTCAATTCCTCCCTGCTACACACAAAAACCTCGATCGATATCGATTAGTTTGATAAATGAGTAGCAGTGGCAGTAGCAGTAACAGTAGCAGTAGAAATAGTAGTTGATCTCGATCTCTCATGCCTGCTGTAATTTTAACGTTGCATGTTCTTGTTTCATTCTCCAACTCCATCGTCTACCTCGTTTGCAACtttcaaaagtaaaataaaaaaaactaaacaatAAATAAATTTCAGTCCCAGCATTCGAAAGTTCAAACAATCCATCAAAGAAACAAATTCTCACCCATCAGAAAAAATGGAGGGAAGAAGGAAAGCTAGATTTGAGCATCACCCAGAAGGGAAaaagagaaactaaaattaaaactaaacaaGGACAGGGGAAAATCAGAAACAAAAAGACAGTAGCAAGAGCTAGCGACAAGTCATTGCCTTCCTGCCTTTTTATGAACCCACTTTTGCTCTATTGTATGCGAATAACCACGTCCAATCTTTTTCATATCTCCGTTGGGCAAAAGGCCACAATTAAATTGTCGGCTGCTGCTCTGCTCAGTTATGATCGCAGAGAATGCTCTGTTGCAGAGGGGCGAGGAGAGGGGGCCTCCTggatggagaggaagaagaaaggagacaGGGAAATTAATAGGAGCAGCTTTGGTGCTGCACATATCGCTTTGCCCACAGTGGGCATGCATGCATGGCATGCAAGCCTAGGGGAAAGAGCATTCCTTGGTCGAGTGCAGTGAAGTCTGCATCATCTACAGGGGTTTGGGGACGAATGAGAGCAGCAGGGGAACTTGATTTGGTAGACGATCGAGCTCCAACGTCTGCGCTCTGTGCCTGCATCGATCGTGCTTCCTTTTTTGTTGTCATGCAATAACTGATGTAGGAATAGGAGGATAGGCCAACAACTTCCTTGCTGCCTGCCTGCCTACTTCTTGTGCTGCTCCTGCACCTCACTTCCTGGTCTCTAGCTAGCCACTGCACGCAAGGGAAACTCATCGGTGGCTGGAAGAAGCTAGATTCTCTGTTTAGGGAACAAATTGTAATactaaaattttttaagtaagaGATGTAAATCGAGATTTTCGAAATTTATAGAGATCTAAATCGAGATTTTTAGTGCTAATCCTGTCCAAAAATGATAAAGGTAGTTGGTTGAGGATGTGACTCAGCAGTTGATCTTGTGAAGACTCCGTTCCGTTCTACAAAACTAAAAACATCAATGTCGGGTTAGAGAAAGAGTCTCCGGCATTGTTCCTCCGAtcctcaagtcagtcaccggacaAGTAGAAAGACAACAAAAAACTATAGCAACAATAGGAACCTAATCACAAATAACACATATCTACGTCGGTGCATagactcccctttatatagtacTTCAATAGTAGACGTGTACGCTTCTCAAGACGCGTGCATGTTTTTCCTACTGTCATATGAAAAGATACGTCTGAAAAATGTCATTAACATCATTCTTTAACAAGATGTGTAAATCCCTGACATGACAGTAGAAACTTCCGTCGTATGATTTACTTGTTGACCATGCCCCCTGTCAGCGGCACCAACTCCTAGAAGGATACAATGAGCTAAGCAAGAGGTCCCACTATTTTACCGAGCGGGAAAGCCGCTCGGCCGAAATTCCCCGCCCGATCACTCTCAGTTGTTTTTCTCCACGGTTGCTCAGTTCAATAGGTTGTTCCTCACACGAGCGGACATGCGGTCTAGTCGGACTAGACCTTATAGGGTCTTCACAGTTATGAGGATCTAATGCCTTTCTATAGTCATCCCGGTCGAATGAGTGATCTGCTCAAATAAATCTCTAGGCTGAACAGACCCTTCAGGCCCGCTTAGTCCGTTGCCACCCGCTCGACAACCTTTGGCGACCAAATAATTTTCTATCTTTGACTGTCTTGATTTTAACCTCCATATCAATTATTATTTTCTCCCTTGATTCATATTTGATGGGCTCCCTTTTTTACCACCCATCAAGTGCTATTTAAATTTAACATTCTCAATAACATAATATGAGCTCAATTAATGACAAATTAATTGATTTATTCCAATAAAAAATGTTAaaggaatttgaatttgaaattctgACATGTTGTGAGTTATAGGACTCGTATAAAGCTTGACTGAAGAATCAAGGTGAGCTTAGACATTTGAGGTTTCCCACCCTCAAAAAAAGTTTAactagattaaattaaatttttattaacatatttaaaaatatctttaaatgGGTCAATTCACGGGAGTTGTGAGTTTAGGGATCGACCCATgataagcttgagttgactcgtAAGTTGAGAAGAAAGAATTCTAAAATTTAATGGACTCCTGGGTTGGCCGATCCAATCGTAATCCAAATCTAAAAATTTTAGGTGGCGTTTAATTTAGGAATGAGAGAATgaattcattttcaaattttgtgtTTAGTTGATGAGAatagaatcaagattttggattGAAACCTAAAAATTTAAGTATGGATAAAACTCACCCCCCTCCCTTGAGTTTTGATAGAATATGAAtatgaattaagttttggacaaaaatatacttagtatatttgttcaatttttcatttcatttcacactctctcttcttgttctctctcatcatattttctctctcattattctatcatcgcactttctctctcagtatactttctctctcctcattatctctcatcacacattctctatcattttctctctatattctcttccgccacacacactctctctcctcattttatctctctttattctcttccatcacactttttcttcCATTACATACTCTCTcgtcattttttcatcatattttctcgcTTCTTAATCTCTCTCAcaattctctcctcattttcaccTTTTTTGCcatcattctctcctcattttctctcatcacactttctttcttttcattctctcccatcattttctctaatcacactttctctctaatCAATTTCTCagttttctctcatcacacattctttttcttcatttttcccatcactctttctctctcaatacactttctctctcatcatattttgtCTCCCCTCgatctttcattttctctcatcataatttctctcttttcattttttccgttactctttctctctcaactcaCTTTCTCTCTCAATACACTTTCTCCCTTATTAtactttttattttctcaatctctcctatcatgtaCTCTCTCCTcgttttttttcatcatactttcactCTTTTTTCATTGTTTTCcaccacactttctctctcatcacactttctctctcatcatatatttctctcacattcaactttcccTTTCATCTAATTTTCTCTCTTATGTTCCTCTaaaggtaaaaaaggaaatttaggttcattccgattgaaaatattcaactaaccaaacattatttttaaaaatgataccAAGCTCATATcaattctcattccataatactatgatactcattcttaTTCTGATTCCTAGGAGAAAATAAAACACCatcttaatctttttttttaatatttttaatgggCTCGTGGGCTTGTGGATGGATCGTGTAATCTGTAACACACCTTGGATTGACTAGATTGAGAATTTCTCAACAGGTTAAGATGGAGGATCAGCCTTCCCCGCCCCACTAGATTACGGGTTTTTGACGGACCGATCTGCCCTGTCATGAAAATGCCTGTTTGACAGATCTAGAAGCATCAAGTGGATTGTAGTGAGAATAGTTGAGGTAGTTTGCTTAAAGAGTTTGCACATGAAGCCGTGTTAGCACTTGCCGGTATATTTGAGTCGGCTTGCATgattttcaaattgtaatgtgaACTAATTTATATTGGAGAGTTCTAAAGTGAGATGAAAATATTCGTCTATTCTAACTCATCTATAATTAACACTATGAACTTTGAGAAGGCAAGTGGCTTAAAGTTTCAAAAATCTAATagagaaaatatgatatttttattatttaatttatttttataaaactatgatttttttaaaataataaacataTATTCTCCATTAAATTTTTGTCAAAAAAACtgtaatttgtaattttattttaggaatttttttggtttgttttgttttaatgtttaatggacAAATTTGATTTGCTTGGAAAAAaaagtccaaatcaaatttaaaatcgtATTTAAATAtggaagaaatattttttaaaaataaaatttattctgGCCGACTTAAGATTCGGACCAAATCATCGCCACCTCGCTCTATTTAAGCTCTGCGCTGTTAGCGATTCAACCCTAGTTCGTTTTGCACGCGCTGCGGCTGCACCGACCGGAAGTTTTTAGGGTTTTCTATCCGTTCTCGAGGAGCCAGGAGAAGCAGGCGATGGGCACGCCGGAGATATCACGGGAGCCCTGCCCTGACCGTATTTTGGATGACGTCGGCAGCGCGTTCGGCATGGGCGCGGTTGGTGGCTCCGCCTTCCACTTCATCAAGGGTCTCTACAACTCCCCCAACGGGGAGCGCCTTGTCGGAGGTGCCCAGGCCGTCCGCATGAACGCTCCACGCGTCGGAGGTAGCTTCGCCGTCTGGGGCGGCcttttctccaccttcgattgttCCATGGTCTATCTCCGCCAGAAGGAGGACCCATGGAACTCCATCCTTGCCGGCGCCGCCACCGGCGGATTCCTCCAGATGCGCCAGGGCCCAGGCCCTGCTGCTCGGTCTGCCCTCTTTGGTGGCGTCCTCCTCGCCCTCATTGAAGGTGCCGGCATCATGCTCAACCGCGTCCTCAGTTCCCCCCAGTATCTGCCTCCCTTGGAGGACCCCAATGTCTCCGCTCTCCCTCCCAACATTGCTGCCGCTGCCCCTACCTCGGGGTTCCACCACATGGCCTATCAACACGATTCCCCTGGCAgcacttcttcctcctcttcaacAACGTCTTCTTCATCCTGGTTTGGAGGATTTTTTGGTGGTGGTAAAAAGCATGAAGATATTGAAGCTAAAAGGGGAGGCAGTAAGACAGAGGTGTTGGAGAGCTTTGACACACCAAGCACGCCAGCTCCAAAGTTTGAGTACAACTAACTTAGCAACCGTTCAATTTTCCAATAAAGAAGTTAATTTGTAAGTCGTCTTTCTTGATATCTGATTTGCAATCTTGATGTTTAGATATAACTTATATTCATATCTTTTACAATGTTTACTGTTTCGTTTGTTCTCagtgt
This window of the Zingiber officinale cultivar Zhangliang chromosome 3B, Zo_v1.1, whole genome shotgun sequence genome carries:
- the LOC122055536 gene encoding transcription repressor OFP8-like; the encoded protein is MESSSKLKQRLSRLFRAACKPSTSSVHHTAVDPAFVATVDCGGCRPAAAQVCERQSRGKKERRVRETGGYYETGQGEGSTCPPASPASPSMSSFPAYYYYCIHGDDTKRPELCPSRSKATKKRSTVRLRSNAYGFTSSSSTETDDDDGRQGDGFFSSEEREESTTTTFFSSRSLSSDSSEFYASAKKSKKPAAQQRSRRRGSNRREASYWPPGGCKGGCKEGFRPLVASIDDGKKKKKKKKMEKDEKGDGFAVTKRSKDPYSDFRTSMVEMMMERQMFGAQELERLLHSYLALNSSHLHPLILQAFSDIWLLLFAQ
- the LOC122055538 gene encoding mitochondrial import inner membrane translocase subunit TIM17-2-like — translated: MGTPEISREPCPDRILDDVGSAFGMGAVGGSAFHFIKGLYNSPNGERLVGGAQAVRMNAPRVGGSFAVWGGLFSTFDCSMVYLRQKEDPWNSILAGAATGGFLQMRQGPGPAARSALFGGVLLALIEGAGIMLNRVLSSPQYLPPLEDPNVSALPPNIAAAAPTSGFHHMAYQHDSPGSTSSSSSTTSSSSWFGGFFGGGKKHEDIEAKRGGSKTEVLESFDTPSTPAPKFEYN